The Asterias rubens chromosome 1, eAstRub1.3, whole genome shotgun sequence genome segment CAGGGGCTAACTTTTCCCGTAGTGCCCTCTATCAGTGTTGCATCTACATACAGAATCAATCGAGTCGATGAGTATAATGATTGTCTAAAGGTAAGTTTGGGATGTGTGCTAGTTGCTAGGATCTGGGCCCACTGAGCAAGTATTTTGTGCCTCAGCAGAGCCTTCTCACCAACGCCACATTTCTACAGCAGTGGGGCAGGTTACTCAAGCTTGATTCTGTAGGTTTAAGTTCTGTAAGTGCTATGTagcattatacaattgttgcacgctgtggcAGGGTCCATGGTTTGTCCACTCGAGGGGGCAGGCCTAGGATGCCATTGCCCCTGAGGGTGTactgtacaaaacccatggaccctgtcacagcgtgcaacaattgttttcctttaccatggtaataaaaaaacaaacattacatgTGCCAAATATGTGCAATGAGAGCAGATAATAAAACTTTGTCCAAAACATTTTGCTTCACTATTCCCGACGGCACAACACGGAGGAGTGTAAGTGTCGTGGGtatcgaacccaaactctgctgctgacaacacaagttcgtgtgaacTAGTATTCTGCTTGGCCACAGCGTGTCATGTGTTCTCATTGCTTACTTCCATCTAAATGAAAGATGAAACATTCAAAAAAACCTTTtaccccaaaaacaaaaatattattttgtataatgttACAACTTATGTGATtgtgtacatttggtttgcggtaacaccatatgtgtatctacttgccaggtaaagtttgttcttagagaactgtcttgctttattctactgccgcggagtagataatcgggggtttgggagacttctcagttctgaaaagaactgtcctgcttttaacgtttacctgggcggatggtatagaaaatagactgggactactgctttagctttatataggatcgtaattaactgtactgccgcagagtcagttctgaattggtctcaacgttttgactagcttgctctagtcatcgtcgggAGACTGACAAACttaacctggcaagtagatacacacattgtgttaccgcaaaccaaatatacattgatacctcaccatgcaatgcctcgaaTCCTATAAACTTATGTGATCTTATCTTCCTTATAGGATGGCTACATATACAGCAGGATCGGCAATCATTCCTGTGAGTCAGCCGCTCATGCCATTAACACTCTGGAAGGAGGCCTGGGTACTTTGGTGTTTTCCTGCGGCATGGGAGCCATTACAACCACCTTACTGACTCTGCTGAAGGCTGGTGACCATGTGGTAAGATACGTTATGCTGAGACTCAAAATGATAAACAATGAAGCTTTGTTGTGTGTAATCATTCAAGCCATAGTCTTCAactaaactgtttttattcagACACCTCGGTTACCGAAGTATTGGCCAACCAGTCACAAGTACAGACTGTGACCACGTGAATATTCCGGCGCGGCATAGCTATACTACCGACGCTTAACCCAGAGCACTGCTTGGTAAAAGTTTGACCTGATTCATTGCACAACAGGAAACATTGTAGATGCTGAATTCTCCCCAGGATTGGTCAAAATTGTTGGGTATTCTAGACACGAACTTTGGTAGCAAAGCAACCTGAATTGAAACGAGGTCATCAGagtgttttctacttggtgtttatcttggttttaaaagccctaccgTGCAATCTGGTACATTCTTAATGGTTTTATCTTGAGAAAACAGAATTACTGGTTGCAacctgcttaccaaccaaaaggacttgtttactttgtgcataaaatttaatttgatttagtctggttgtgaagccaaggactctgaGAAAataacccaattgagagaagacaaggaaggatgtttcagttttagatgaggGAGTAAAACCCAAGAGATTTGTTCCAGGGTAAACCCATGCAGTTAGGTAGGGACTGAATTGGAAGGCGAGGAATAATCAACGCCAACTCGACCACCCAAAGTAGTTAATGACTGTTTGACCTTAAcagactctctctctctcaaaggCTAAAACCATTAAGctagactctgctagggtcaaaccTCAGGGGTTTAACTTGTTTAAACTCTAacctttgttttcttccatgGTCTAGATCGCACCAGATTCTGCATATTCTGGCACTTACTCCGTCATGAAAACCATGCTTCCGAATTACGGTATCGAGGTTTCATTCATCAAGGCATGTGACGTTGAAGAGTACAGGAAAGCAATCAAACCAAACACCAAGTTATTCTACGGTGAAACACCCTGCAACCCATGCTTAGGTGTGCTTGACTTGAAGGCATTTGCTGACGTCACTAAGACTGTCCCCAGTGCCATCAGTGTAGTGGACTCCACCTTTGGGTCCCCAATCCTGCAGCGCCCTCTGGAGCTTGGTGTTGACGTTGTCGTTCACAGTTGGTAAGATTATAACAAATCTAACCACAAAACTTTACAGACTACACAGGGACTTGAATGTAAGTCTAGCGGCTAAGAGCACctaactcaaactctggtgtttctgatcagcagagtgtagctTCGAATGTAAAGCTGTTAGTCACGTGTGTTGCgtaacgcacataaaagaaACCAGTGCACTTGTGTTCCTGGTTTTTACATTGTCTGAGCTCACGCGCATGTTTTAACaaacaaagaacagctatcgttcAATTTGCTATTTGCTTCCAGGGGATGCCCCTTTGAAGCATGTGAGATGTCCCATGCAAGGGGTTGTTCGTTTTTGGAACGCGGTCAAATGTCAAGAAATGGATTGGTTTGCTGGACATTGTTTACCAAACACAACTTTTCCTGTTTGCTTTTTCCATATGTATATTTCCTTCTGTTTATATCTTGCCACAGTACCAAGTACATGGGTGGACACAGTGACATTGTTGCAGGTTCTATGAGCACCAAGGATGAAGAGATTCTATATGGGATCAAAGCGTTTCAAGGACAAACAGGAAGCTGTCTGGTATGTAgtcaaagataataataataataataatttggggggctaatcattcttactcgcagctaagagctgaattgcgaaggatgcggctacagcgtgttcgagaagcaggcatgcaagggcgcctttggctgccagccacatcaacccattatgaccacggagcacagccaagatcgaaagtgtttgatttttccagagggaggaaaaccggatggtctggaaaacccttgtggcacagcagagaaccaacgcataactcaactcacatatggccccggctgggaatcgaaccgaggtcaccttggtgagaggcgagcgcatTACGCAAACGCCAACCATGACACCCTGAAAGCCTCTCATTAAAGTGTAGAATTCTCACAGCTGAACACAGCAGACGCATAACTCAattcacatatggccccggccgggaatcgaaccgaagttaccttggtgagaggcgagcgcatTACGCACACGCCaaggtcaccttggtgagaggcgagcgcattacgcacacgccaaccatgACACCCTGAAAGCCTCTCATTCAAGTGTAGAATTCTCACAGCTGAACAGGGCCAATATTTATGGCCCTGTTTAATTGCttaattctgcacttacgattcTCCACTTACGATTCTCCACTTACGATTCTCCACTTGCAGGGCAAACACAAAAATTCTGCACTA includes the following:
- the LOC117294322 gene encoding L-methionine gamma-lyase-like — protein: MAENRKLKRVPSSIQDSGGIKDPAEALRRATETHHFDPETSLETKAVCAQPELKGQGLTFPVVPSISVASTYRINRVDEYNDCLKDGYIYSRIGNHSCESAAHAINTLEGGLGTLVFSCGMGAITTTLLTLLKAGDHVIAPDSAYSGTYSVMKTMLPNYGIEVSFIKACDVEEYRKAIKPNTKLFYGETPCNPCLGVLDLKAFADVTKTVPSAISVVDSTFGSPILQRPLELGVDVVVHSCTKYMGGHSDIVAGSMSTKDEEILYGIKAFQGQTGSCLSPFDAFLLLRGIRTLPLRMEKHSLNGLRLAQYLEQHPKISRVFYPGLPSHPQHDVAKKQMSSFGGMIVFEVAGGLQPAKTLVESLKLITLAVSLGSTESLIEHPATMTHGPLLMTPEDRQKGGISDGLVRLSVGIENSVDLIRDLEQALAKV